Proteins from a single region of Candidatus Saccharibacteria bacterium:
- a CDS encoding RNA-binding protein translates to MAQQNLFIGSLAYATNDDGLKAHFAQIGPVASARVITDRDSGRSKGFGFVEYENEADNQKAVDQLDGKELDGRAISVGLARPKEDRPRRDFGGNDRGGDRGGNGGGSFRQRSW, encoded by the coding sequence ATGGCACAGCAAAATCTTTTTATCGGTAGCCTAGCTTACGCTACTAACGATGATGGTTTGAAGGCGCACTTTGCGCAAATTGGTCCCGTTGCTAGCGCACGTGTTATCACTGATCGTGATAGCGGTCGTAGCAAGGGCTTTGGTTTCGTTGAATACGAAAACGAAGCAGACAACCAAAAAGCTGTAGATCAACTCGACGGTAAAGAGCTTGACGGCCGCGCTATTAGCGTTGGTCTAGCTCGTCCAAAAGAAGACCGACCTCGTCGTGACTTCGGTGGAAACGACCGTGGTGGTGATCGCGGTGGCAACGGTGGCGGTTCATTCCGTCAGCGTAGCTGGTAG
- a CDS encoding LemA family protein, whose product MEAVWIILAIVVVLGLFLWVTYNGLVKLKIRVDEAWSDITVQLKRRLDLIPNLVNSVKGYAAHESGVFEKVTEARANALNAQGKGVKETAAAENQFEGALKSLFAVAEAYPDLKANQNFLQLQQELVDTEDKIQASRRFYNGGVRDLNTKIQVFPNNIFAGMLGFHQREFFEVEDMASVEKPVDVQF is encoded by the coding sequence ATGGAAGCAGTATGGATCATTCTGGCGATTGTTGTCGTCTTGGGGCTGTTCTTGTGGGTCACATATAACGGGCTGGTAAAACTCAAAATCCGTGTTGATGAAGCATGGAGCGACATTACCGTTCAACTAAAGCGTCGTCTCGACCTTATTCCAAACCTTGTTAACAGTGTTAAGGGTTACGCTGCGCATGAGTCTGGTGTATTTGAAAAGGTTACCGAGGCGCGCGCAAATGCGCTTAACGCCCAAGGAAAGGGTGTTAAAGAAACTGCCGCTGCTGAAAACCAATTTGAAGGCGCTCTTAAGAGTCTCTTTGCGGTCGCCGAGGCATACCCAGACCTAAAAGCGAACCAAAACTTCCTTCAGCTTCAGCAAGAACTTGTTGATACCGAAGATAAAATCCAGGCTTCACGCCGCTTTTACAACGGTGGTGTTCGCGATCTTAATACTAAGATTCAAGTTTTCCCGAACAACATTTTTGCGGGCATGCTTGGTTTCCACCAGCGCGAATTCTTTGAAGTAGAAGACATGGCGTCTGTCGAGAAGCCAGTCGACGTACAGTTCTAG
- a CDS encoding M48 family metalloprotease has translation MYKAIAANKRNTVIIMAVFVGIVGAIGWLVSYMYADQSIAFWVIGVALVYALIQYFLASKLAVAMSGAHEIEKRDNPRLYRIVENLTIATGMPMPKVYVIDDPAPNAFATGRDPKHAIVAATTGIMEVMSDRELEAVMAHEISHVRNYDIRVSMIAFGLVSAIGILSDIALRMFFFSDRRENVNPVVLVVGIILIVIAPIIALLVQMAISRQREYLADASGVLATRDSEGLASALEKLQQYGRPMQKQHTSTAHLFLNNPLKTGFFNKLFSTHPPLEERIARLRNNADKF, from the coding sequence ATGTATAAAGCAATTGCTGCCAACAAACGTAACACGGTCATTATCATGGCCGTGTTTGTTGGCATTGTTGGGGCTATCGGATGGCTTGTTAGTTATATGTATGCCGATCAATCAATCGCCTTTTGGGTGATTGGTGTTGCACTGGTATACGCACTTATTCAGTATTTTCTAGCAAGCAAGTTGGCCGTGGCAATGTCGGGTGCGCACGAGATTGAAAAACGCGACAACCCACGTCTTTACCGGATCGTGGAGAATCTTACGATTGCCACGGGAATGCCGATGCCAAAGGTGTATGTTATCGATGATCCAGCGCCGAACGCGTTTGCGACAGGTCGCGATCCAAAGCATGCAATCGTTGCGGCAACAACAGGTATCATGGAAGTCATGAGCGATCGTGAGCTCGAGGCGGTAATGGCGCACGAGATTAGCCATGTCCGCAACTACGATATTCGTGTTAGTATGATTGCCTTTGGCCTTGTGAGCGCTATTGGTATCCTTTCAGACATTGCACTTCGTATGTTCTTTTTTAGTGATCGTCGCGAAAATGTAAACCCCGTCGTACTGGTTGTTGGGATTATTCTTATTGTTATTGCACCGATTATCGCACTGCTTGTGCAAATGGCAATTAGCCGTCAGCGCGAATACCTAGCCGATGCCAGTGGGGTGCTTGCGACCCGCGACAGCGAAGGGCTTGCGAGTGCGCTTGAAAAGTTGCAACAATACGGCCGACCAATGCAAAAACAGCACACCTCGACTGCCCATCTATTTTTGAATAACCCCCTAAAAACAGGGTTTTTCAACAAACTGTTCAGTACGCATCCGCCACTCGAAGAGCGTATTGCACGATTACGAAATAACGCGGATAAATTTTAG
- a CDS encoding non-canonical purine NTP pyrophosphatase — MSVVFITGNQDKADHLARLLDFPIEHTKVNLDEIQSLSLDEIVTHKVKQAYDIVKKPVLVEDVSLSFMALGGLPGPFVKFFVEADNGLEKLCRMLDSFDDRRARAECVFGYYDGVTLKLMRGGLNGTISQQPQGEGGFGWDKIFCPEGYEGKTRAELILEQKDKTYQTIKPIAELRDFLRSI, encoded by the coding sequence ATGAGTGTCGTGTTTATCACCGGCAACCAAGATAAGGCCGATCACCTTGCACGTTTGCTGGATTTTCCAATTGAACACACCAAGGTAAATCTCGACGAAATACAATCGCTTTCGCTCGATGAAATCGTGACACATAAAGTAAAACAGGCATACGATATTGTCAAAAAGCCGGTGCTTGTTGAGGATGTTTCACTTAGCTTTATGGCGCTTGGTGGACTGCCCGGTCCGTTTGTTAAGTTTTTTGTGGAGGCTGACAATGGGCTCGAAAAGCTTTGTCGTATGCTCGATTCTTTCGATGACCGCCGCGCACGTGCAGAATGCGTTTTTGGCTATTACGACGGTGTTACGCTAAAGCTGATGCGTGGCGGTCTAAACGGAACTATCAGCCAGCAGCCCCAAGGCGAAGGCGGCTTTGGATGGGATAAGATCTTTTGTCCAGAAGGGTACGAAGGGAAGACGCGCGCCGAACTTATCTTGGAACAAAAAGATAAAACATATCAAACGATAAAGCCAATAGCTGAGCTTCGTGATTTTTTGCGCTCAATTTGA
- the otsB gene encoding trehalose-phosphatase gives MKITAITDAYRRSNRRLLLLDYDGVLAPIMPTPEEAAPTDQTHAMLEKLTADTRNTCVIVSGRPRATLEEWLGQYPVAFAAEHGLWRKEQGGEWKEALEVKTDWKQSVTEIMEGIESELPGSFVEEKHAGLAFHYRKAANPELQVEELIRLLTPVANTERLRIMHGKKVVEVVPAGVDKGTASLYWLKGDYDFILAVGDDTTDEALFSILPSDAYSLKIGEGDTAASHRLDTQAEFVDFITKL, from the coding sequence ATGAAAATCACCGCCATTACAGATGCGTATAGGCGATCAAATCGCCGACTATTATTGCTTGATTACGACGGAGTGCTGGCGCCGATTATGCCAACCCCCGAAGAGGCTGCGCCAACCGATCAGACACACGCAATGCTTGAAAAGCTAACGGCTGATACGCGCAATACCTGTGTTATTGTAAGTGGCCGGCCGCGTGCAACCCTTGAGGAATGGTTAGGGCAATATCCGGTTGCATTTGCGGCCGAGCATGGCCTATGGCGCAAAGAACAGGGCGGTGAGTGGAAAGAGGCGCTTGAGGTTAAAACCGACTGGAAACAGTCAGTTACTGAAATAATGGAGGGTATAGAAAGTGAACTGCCAGGCTCGTTCGTAGAGGAAAAGCACGCCGGCCTTGCGTTTCACTATCGTAAGGCGGCGAATCCAGAGCTGCAAGTCGAAGAGCTTATCAGATTGCTGACACCTGTTGCGAATACAGAAAGGCTGCGGATAATGCACGGCAAAAAGGTTGTGGAGGTGGTGCCGGCTGGTGTCGATAAGGGCACGGCCTCGCTGTATTGGCTAAAGGGTGATTATGATTTTATTTTGGCAGTAGGCGACGATACGACAGACGAAGCGCTGTTTAGTATTTTGCCATCAGATGCCTATTCGCTAAAGATTGGTGAGGGTGACACGGCTGCGTCCCATAGGCTAGATACCCAGGCGGAGTTTGTCGATTTTATTACTAAATTGTGA
- the ligA gene encoding NAD-dependent DNA ligase LigA, with the protein MQLQPEKRVKELRDLLAKYSYEYHVLDQPTVDDAVYDSLFGELKKIEAKHPELITPDSMTQRVGNELLGGFKKVEHSSRMLSLNDVFDRADVEAWVVRMDKLLPGRTHEYFADIKMDGLACALIYQDGVLVQAVTRGDSFIGEDVTANVRTIKNVPLRLRESPEFAKFTVGRTEIRGEIVMLKKDFAALNEKRAKIGEPAFANPRNLAAGTIRQLDPRLVAERPLHFRAYDLLRNDPTDVPTNMYAYEAITALGLNRNMQASIFTNLGDVMRFVDEWDKKRNDLPFNTDGLVIKVNDRAQYAELGVVGKQPRAAVAYKYAAEQATTIVKDIVISIGRTGAATPVAVFDPVVVAGTTVQHASLHNADEIARLDVRVGDTVIIFKAGDIIPQVKSVVTELRPKSAKPVNYEKMLSEQYPELEFERPEGEAVYRVKGASGPLLLKRALQHFASKGALDIDTLGEKNVVALVDAGLVTDLADIYTLTKQQLLELDRFAEISASKLVQAIADKKQPPLAKFIYGLGIRHVGAQTAVDLANAFGSIEKLQTARIEKLLDLDGVGTVVAESIVAWFADPDNETLIEKFAQLGVEPHFKKASGKLAGMNFVVTGTLETMSRDDAADKIRALGGGFQTSVAKDTTYLVAGGKVGASKLKKAQDYGTKIINEQELIALLG; encoded by the coding sequence ATGCAGCTCCAGCCTGAAAAACGTGTAAAAGAACTTCGCGATTTGCTCGCAAAATATAGCTATGAATATCATGTACTCGACCAGCCAACGGTCGACGACGCCGTGTACGATAGCTTGTTTGGCGAGTTGAAAAAAATAGAAGCCAAACACCCCGAACTTATCACTCCAGACAGCATGACGCAGCGCGTCGGAAACGAACTACTAGGTGGATTTAAAAAGGTAGAGCATTCCAGCCGAATGCTTAGTTTAAACGATGTGTTCGACAGGGCAGATGTTGAAGCATGGGTGGTGCGTATGGATAAACTACTACCTGGCCGAACGCACGAGTATTTTGCAGATATTAAAATGGACGGCCTTGCCTGTGCGCTTATTTATCAAGACGGTGTGCTGGTACAGGCGGTTACTCGTGGCGATAGTTTTATTGGCGAGGATGTTACGGCAAATGTACGAACCATAAAAAACGTTCCGCTGCGCCTTCGTGAGTCGCCAGAATTTGCCAAGTTTACAGTAGGTCGCACCGAAATCCGCGGCGAGATTGTCATGTTAAAAAAGGACTTCGCCGCACTCAACGAAAAGCGCGCAAAAATTGGCGAGCCGGCATTTGCGAACCCACGCAACCTTGCAGCGGGAACAATCCGCCAGCTTGACCCGCGCCTTGTGGCAGAGCGGCCACTTCATTTTAGGGCGTACGACTTGCTACGGAATGATCCGACCGATGTGCCGACAAATATGTATGCTTACGAGGCAATTACTGCCCTTGGACTTAATCGGAATATGCAGGCAAGCATTTTTACGAATCTTGGTGATGTGATGCGATTTGTCGACGAATGGGATAAAAAACGAAACGACTTGCCATTTAACACCGATGGTTTGGTGATAAAAGTAAACGATCGCGCCCAGTATGCCGAACTTGGTGTTGTTGGTAAGCAGCCCCGTGCGGCCGTTGCCTACAAATACGCGGCCGAACAAGCGACAACTATCGTAAAAGATATCGTTATCAGTATTGGTCGTACTGGGGCGGCAACGCCTGTTGCAGTTTTTGATCCAGTGGTTGTGGCAGGCACAACCGTGCAGCACGCAAGCCTTCATAACGCCGACGAAATTGCGCGGCTCGATGTTCGCGTTGGGGACACAGTGATTATTTTTAAAGCGGGCGATATTATCCCACAGGTAAAAAGCGTTGTTACCGAGCTGCGACCAAAAAGCGCAAAGCCAGTTAACTACGAGAAAATGCTTTCCGAGCAATATCCCGAACTCGAATTTGAGCGCCCAGAGGGAGAGGCTGTCTACCGCGTTAAGGGTGCCTCGGGTCCGTTGCTGCTTAAGCGTGCGCTCCAGCATTTTGCTAGCAAGGGCGCGCTAGATATCGACACGCTTGGCGAGAAAAATGTTGTAGCGTTGGTTGACGCCGGACTTGTGACTGATCTTGCGGATATCTATACGCTAACAAAACAACAGCTCCTTGAGCTTGATCGATTTGCAGAAATATCGGCAAGCAAGTTGGTTCAGGCGATTGCCGATAAAAAGCAGCCGCCCCTTGCAAAGTTTATTTATGGCTTAGGAATACGTCATGTTGGCGCGCAGACGGCGGTTGACTTGGCGAACGCATTTGGTTCGATTGAAAAACTTCAAACAGCGAGAATCGAAAAATTACTTGATCTCGATGGCGTAGGTACGGTTGTTGCCGAAAGCATCGTCGCGTGGTTTGCCGATCCCGATAATGAAACCCTCATAGAAAAGTTCGCTCAACTAGGTGTTGAACCTCACTTTAAAAAGGCCAGCGGCAAGTTGGCGGGAATGAATTTTGTTGTTACGGGTACGCTTGAAACCATGAGCCGGGACGATGCTGCTGATAAGATTCGCGCGCTTGGTGGTGGATTCCAAACAAGCGTGGCAAAAGATACAACCTATCTAGTAGCTGGTGGCAAAGTCGGCGCGAGTAAGCTAAAAAAAGCCCAAGATTACGGTACGAAGATTATCAACGAGCAAGAGCTTATAGCGCTTCTTGGCTAA
- a CDS encoding DUF1653 domain-containing protein: MNEFADMPTLPLGTYEHYKGKRYQVLGIGRHTEANEYFVVYAPLYEHSGQPDIWLRPYAMFTSNVEVNGEIIPRFKAVEV, from the coding sequence ATGAACGAATTTGCCGACATGCCAACGCTGCCGCTAGGCACGTACGAACACTACAAGGGAAAACGCTACCAGGTTTTGGGGATTGGGCGGCACACCGAAGCGAACGAATATTTTGTGGTGTATGCTCCACTTTACGAGCACTCTGGCCAGCCTGATATATGGCTTCGACCGTATGCTATGTTTACAAGTAATGTCGAGGTAAACGGCGAGATAATTCCGCGCTTTAAGGCTGTAGAAGTATGA
- the typA gene encoding translational GTPase TypA: MIDQKHIRNIAIIAHVDHGKTTMVDGLLKQSNTFRDNQAEMSQALIMDSGDQEHERGITITAKQTSIYHGDYKINIIDTPGHADFSGEVERTLNMADGVLLVVDAQEGPMPQTKFVLSKALELGLKPVVIVNKIDKPSRRIDEVIDEVSDLFLELAIDDSQLHYPVYYAIGRDGKAWTNVPENPSEHADLTPIFDAIVNDIPAPQVDADKPLQLLVTALQYDSFLGKYAIGRISRGSARKNQQVALIKRDGAIVNGKIDKIFGYRGLNREEVDMAIAGDIVALTGVGDAHIGETIADKETPEALPVIDVEAPTLSMYLGPNTSPLKGKEGEFNTSRQIGDRLKKELETNVSLRVAEDGIGFTVSGRGELHLSVLIETLRREGYEFEVGRPQVVTIEEDGVTKEPVEELLVEVSPEFLGAVSQELGTRRAAMVKQEQTSSGTSRTTYILPTRAMIGLRNLLLTATKGTVIMNSLPHGYQPLGARLQKTRSGALIATEAGSTTAYALDNAESRGILFVGPGTTVYQGMIVGQNTRGDDLDVNVCRGKQLTNMRTSSSDGTVQLTPFTDLSLEQCIDFIEDDELLEVTPKSLRLRKRFLDPNQRKRAAKQ; this comes from the coding sequence ATGATAGACCAAAAACACATTCGCAATATCGCCATCATCGCCCATGTCGACCACGGTAAGACTACCATGGTGGATGGGCTTTTAAAGCAAAGTAACACCTTTCGTGATAACCAGGCCGAAATGAGCCAAGCGCTTATTATGGACAGCGGTGACCAAGAGCACGAACGTGGTATTACTATTACCGCCAAACAAACCTCTATTTACCACGGTGATTACAAAATTAATATTATTGACACCCCTGGTCACGCCGACTTTTCTGGCGAGGTTGAGCGTACGCTTAACATGGCCGACGGTGTACTTTTGGTTGTCGATGCCCAAGAAGGTCCTATGCCACAAACCAAGTTTGTGCTTTCAAAGGCCCTTGAGCTTGGTCTTAAACCTGTGGTTATCGTTAACAAAATCGACAAGCCTTCGCGCCGTATCGACGAAGTTATCGATGAAGTCTCAGACCTATTTTTGGAACTCGCTATCGACGACAGTCAGCTGCATTACCCGGTTTATTACGCTATTGGTCGCGACGGTAAAGCCTGGACGAACGTTCCTGAAAACCCATCGGAACACGCCGATCTTACTCCTATTTTTGATGCGATCGTGAATGATATCCCTGCACCACAGGTGGACGCCGACAAGCCACTGCAGTTACTCGTTACTGCGCTTCAGTACGATTCATTCCTTGGTAAATACGCAATTGGCCGTATTTCACGCGGTAGTGCTCGTAAAAACCAGCAAGTTGCACTTATCAAGCGTGATGGCGCTATTGTAAATGGCAAGATCGACAAGATTTTTGGCTACCGTGGTCTTAACCGCGAAGAAGTTGATATGGCGATTGCCGGTGATATTGTTGCGCTTACTGGTGTAGGTGACGCACATATTGGTGAAACGATTGCCGATAAAGAGACACCAGAGGCACTTCCTGTTATCGACGTTGAAGCTCCAACGCTTAGCATGTACCTTGGGCCGAACACCAGCCCGCTAAAGGGTAAAGAAGGCGAATTCAATACAAGTCGTCAAATCGGTGACCGTCTTAAAAAAGAACTCGAAACAAATGTGAGTCTTCGTGTTGCCGAGGATGGTATTGGCTTTACGGTAAGTGGTCGTGGTGAGCTTCACCTTTCAGTACTTATTGAGACACTTCGCCGTGAAGGTTACGAATTCGAAGTTGGCCGCCCGCAGGTGGTGACAATCGAAGAAGACGGCGTGACGAAAGAGCCCGTTGAAGAGCTTTTGGTTGAAGTGTCACCAGAATTCCTCGGCGCGGTTAGCCAAGAGCTAGGAACGCGCCGTGCTGCTATGGTTAAGCAAGAGCAGACCAGCAGCGGAACATCACGAACAACTTATATCTTGCCAACTCGTGCAATGATCGGTCTTCGCAACCTTCTTCTTACGGCAACCAAGGGAACGGTTATTATGAACAGCCTTCCACACGGCTACCAGCCACTCGGTGCTCGCTTGCAAAAAACTCGCAGCGGCGCGCTTATTGCGACAGAAGCCGGTTCGACAACAGCGTACGCACTAGATAACGCCGAATCACGCGGAATCCTGTTCGTAGGCCCAGGCACAACAGTCTACCAAGGTATGATTGTTGGTCAGAACACTCGTGGTGACGATTTGGATGTTAACGTTTGCCGCGGTAAACAGCTAACGAACATGCGTACATCTTCAAGCGATGGTACGGTTCAGCTAACACCATTCACCGATCTTAGCCTTGAACAGTGTATCGACTTTATCGAAGACGACGAGCTACTTGAGGTAACGCCTAAGTCACTTCGACTTCGCAAGCGTTTCCTCGATCCAAACCAACGCAAGCGCGCTGCCAAGCAATAA